In Drosophila yakuba strain Tai18E2 chromosome 2R, Prin_Dyak_Tai18E2_2.1, whole genome shotgun sequence, a single genomic region encodes these proteins:
- the LOC6531026 gene encoding probable 3-hydroxyisobutyrate dehydrogenase, mitochondrial produces MSLRVMSPAMLNAWSQTLVRAMSTQGGAKNIGFVGLGNMGANMASNLIKAGHKLHVFDISKPACEGLAAKGATVYAKTSELAKNSDFVITMLPNNAIVDASYDEMTADGVNKDTIFIDSSTISPDLVKSLQKKISAKGARFIDAPVSGGVPGAEQATLTFMVGGTEAEYNAVKAVLECMGKKITHCGVYGMGQAAKLCNNMMLAISMIGVSEAMNLAVRQGLDANVFAEIINSSTGRCWASEIYNPVPGVCPTAPANREYAGGFSTALITKDLGLASGVANTSNSPIPLGSLAHKVYQSLCEKGLGNKDFSVVYDLMKKEKFGL; encoded by the coding sequence ATGTCGCTCCGTGTGATGTCCCCCGCTATGCTGAATGCCTGGAGTCAGACCCTCGTGAGGGCCATGTCCACCCAGGGCGGAGCCAAGAACATCGGCTTCGTGGGTCTGGGCAACATGGGCGCCAACATGGCCAGCAACCTGATCAAGGCCGGCCACAAGCTGCATGTGTTCGATATCTCCAAGCCCGCCTGCGAGGGTCTGGCCGCCAAGGGAGCCACCGTCTACGCCAAGACATCGGAGCTGGCCAAGAACTCCGACTTTGTGATCACCATGCTGCCGAACAACGCCATTGTGGATGCCTCCTACGATGAGATGACGGCCGATGGCGTCAACAAGGACACCATCTTCATTGACTCGTCCACGATCTCGCCGGATTTGGTCAAGTCCCTGCAGAAGAAGATCAGCGCCAAGGGTGCCCGTTTCATTGATGCCCCCGTTTCCGGCGGTGTGCCCGGCGCCGAGCAGGCCACCCTCACCTTCATGGTGGGCGGCACCGAGGCGGAGTACAATGCCGTCAAGGCCGTGCTGGAGTGCATGGGCAAGAAGATCACCCACTGCGGCGTCTATGGCATGGGCCAGGCCGCCAAGCTGTGCAACAACATGATGCTGGCCATCTCGATGATCGGCGTTTCGGAGGCCATGAATCTGGCGGTGCGTCAGGGTCTCGATGCCAATGTCTTTGCCGAGATCATCAACTCCTCCACCGGTCGCTGCTGGGCCTCGGAGATCTACAACCCGGTGCCCGGCGTCTGCCCCACTGCCCCAGCCAACCGAGAGTACGCCGGCGGCTTTTCCACGGCCCTGATCACCAAGGATTTGGGTCTGGCCTCCGGTGTGGCCAACACCTCTAACTCACCCATCCCGCTGGGTTCGCTGGCCCACAAGGTCTACCAGTCGCTGTGCGAGAAGGGACTGGGCAACAAGGACTTCTCCGTGGTGTACGACCTGATGAAGAAGGAGAAGTTCGGCCTTTAG